From a region of the Corythoichthys intestinalis isolate RoL2023-P3 chromosome 7, ASM3026506v1, whole genome shotgun sequence genome:
- the LOC130918473 gene encoding zinc finger protein OZF-like isoform X1 has translation MDGATWDDADPQYSQLHYIQSKENRDVLQPLAREKEVPREQLKCLSRVKQEDPKPQHIKEESDLFQNKEHTKCSLTGHQKSQLNCSEREMKHMAEHLTSSSTTEAGENDRSGLELDTELGTPSRDEIVISDPSVCVKAEEPVKSERDSKYDTSNAQYKIFCPICCQKFILRSFLTKHVKLTHVTTHKTATGGETFSCSVCGKHLSKMREVTQHIKIHAPEKVYCCSECGKRFGLKHNYFTHMKLHAGEFPFPCSVCGKRFSNKSNLCIHMRKHTGEKPFSCSVCSKSFSSQPAAQVHLRTHTGEKPYSCSVCMVGFTCMAHLQRHMRTHTGERPFACSICGAMFVQKVHLVVHQRTHAEKKLSCGLCYKKFTCQQEADNHKCTGENSSRT, from the exons ATGGACGGAGCAACGTGGGATGATGCTGACCCACAGTATTCACAGCTTCATTACATTCAAAGTAAGGAGAACAGAG ATGTCCTTCAGCCACTGGCAAGGGAAAAAGAGGTTCCTCGTGAGCAGCTGAAGTGTCTCTCAAGAGTAAAGCAGGAAGATCCTAAACCCCAGCACATCAAAGAAGAGTCTGacctttttcaaaataaagagcATACAAAGTGCTCATTAACTGGACATCAGAAATCACAACTTAATTGCAGTGAAAGAGAAATGAAACACATGGCAGAGCATTTAACCAGCAGCTCGACAACAGAAGCTGGTGAAAACGACAGGAGTGGATTAGAATTAGACACTGAGTTGGGTACACCTTCTCGTGATGAGATTGTGATTTCAGACCCTTCTGTGTGTGTTAAAGCTGAAGAACCTGTGAAGAGTGAAAGAGACAGTAAATATGACACTTCCAATGCACAGTACAAAATTTTCTGTCCTATATGCTGTCAAAAATTCATACTAAGGAGTTTTTTAACAAAACACGTCAAGTTGACACATGTGACAACGCACAAAACAGCAACTGGGGGGGAAACATTTTCTTGCTCTGTGTGTGGTAAACATTTATCAAAAATGCGAGAAGTCACACAGCATATAAAAATACATGCGCCGGAAAAAGTATACTGTTGTTCAGAATGTGGTAAAAGGTTCGGTTTGAAGCATAATTATTTCACACACATGAAACTGCACGCTGGCGAATTtccttttccctgctcagtttgcgGGAAAAGATTTTCAAATAAGAGCAACCTCTGCATCCACATGAGaaaacacactggagaaaaacctttttcatgTTCAGTTTGCAGTAAAAGCTTTTCCTCTCAGCCTGCTGCACAGGTACATTTGcggacacacactggagaaaaaccttattCTTGCTCAGTTTGTATGGTAGGTTTCACATGCATGGCTCATTTACAGAGACATatgagaacacacactggagaaagacCTTTTGCTTGCTCAATATGCGGGGCAATGTTTGTTCAAAAGGTACATTTGGTGGTACACCAGAGAACACACGCTGAAAAAAAATTGAGCTGTGGTTTGTGTTATAAAAAATTCACTTGTCAGCAAGAAGCTGACAACCACAAATGTACTGGTGAGAACAGTAGCAGAACATAA
- the LOC130918473 gene encoding zinc finger protein OZF-like isoform X2: MDGATWDDADPQYSQLHYIQNVLQPLAREKEVPREQLKCLSRVKQEDPKPQHIKEESDLFQNKEHTKCSLTGHQKSQLNCSEREMKHMAEHLTSSSTTEAGENDRSGLELDTELGTPSRDEIVISDPSVCVKAEEPVKSERDSKYDTSNAQYKIFCPICCQKFILRSFLTKHVKLTHVTTHKTATGGETFSCSVCGKHLSKMREVTQHIKIHAPEKVYCCSECGKRFGLKHNYFTHMKLHAGEFPFPCSVCGKRFSNKSNLCIHMRKHTGEKPFSCSVCSKSFSSQPAAQVHLRTHTGEKPYSCSVCMVGFTCMAHLQRHMRTHTGERPFACSICGAMFVQKVHLVVHQRTHAEKKLSCGLCYKKFTCQQEADNHKCTGENSSRT; the protein is encoded by the exons ATGGACGGAGCAACGTGGGATGATGCTGACCCACAGTATTCACAGCTTCATTACATTCAAA ATGTCCTTCAGCCACTGGCAAGGGAAAAAGAGGTTCCTCGTGAGCAGCTGAAGTGTCTCTCAAGAGTAAAGCAGGAAGATCCTAAACCCCAGCACATCAAAGAAGAGTCTGacctttttcaaaataaagagcATACAAAGTGCTCATTAACTGGACATCAGAAATCACAACTTAATTGCAGTGAAAGAGAAATGAAACACATGGCAGAGCATTTAACCAGCAGCTCGACAACAGAAGCTGGTGAAAACGACAGGAGTGGATTAGAATTAGACACTGAGTTGGGTACACCTTCTCGTGATGAGATTGTGATTTCAGACCCTTCTGTGTGTGTTAAAGCTGAAGAACCTGTGAAGAGTGAAAGAGACAGTAAATATGACACTTCCAATGCACAGTACAAAATTTTCTGTCCTATATGCTGTCAAAAATTCATACTAAGGAGTTTTTTAACAAAACACGTCAAGTTGACACATGTGACAACGCACAAAACAGCAACTGGGGGGGAAACATTTTCTTGCTCTGTGTGTGGTAAACATTTATCAAAAATGCGAGAAGTCACACAGCATATAAAAATACATGCGCCGGAAAAAGTATACTGTTGTTCAGAATGTGGTAAAAGGTTCGGTTTGAAGCATAATTATTTCACACACATGAAACTGCACGCTGGCGAATTtccttttccctgctcagtttgcgGGAAAAGATTTTCAAATAAGAGCAACCTCTGCATCCACATGAGaaaacacactggagaaaaacctttttcatgTTCAGTTTGCAGTAAAAGCTTTTCCTCTCAGCCTGCTGCACAGGTACATTTGcggacacacactggagaaaaaccttattCTTGCTCAGTTTGTATGGTAGGTTTCACATGCATGGCTCATTTACAGAGACATatgagaacacacactggagaaagacCTTTTGCTTGCTCAATATGCGGGGCAATGTTTGTTCAAAAGGTACATTTGGTGGTACACCAGAGAACACACGCTGAAAAAAAATTGAGCTGTGGTTTGTGTTATAAAAAATTCACTTGTCAGCAAGAAGCTGACAACCACAAATGTACTGGTGAGAACAGTAGCAGAACATAA
- the pex11g gene encoding peroxisomal membrane protein 11C — translation MQHSVDCLVRVLESYRGRDKVIRTFCYGSQLVGGILSCKAEAHDFSHNLGKRLLLFSAQLSHCRTVLRLFDDLSMLTYSHSYGFGSQEKDGIVRWISVLTNVADQLYYPCEHVAWAADAHLVRVKSERWWLYGTVLWGTSLLLGILRSIRVLMLLKMKLRRCDKDGSSRCQIHRQMQVELLSIFGCVTDLSNAIHWMPHGFLWAGRFPAWLVGLMGTISSLVGLIKLKVDCDQTCSVE, via the exons ATGCAGCACTCTGTCGACTGTCTTGTTCGGGTGCTCGAGTCCTACAGGGGAAGAGATAAAGTC ATCAGGACTTTCTGCTATGGCTCCCAGTTGGTCGGCGGCATTCTTTCATGTAAAGCAGAGGCACATGACTTTTCCCATAACCTAGGGAAAAGGCTGCTTCTGTTTTCTGCTCAGCTAAGCCACTGCAGGACGGTGCTGAGGCTGTTCGATGATCTGTCCATGCTGACTTATTCCCACAGTTATGGATTTGGATCACAG GAAAAAGATGGAATTGTGCGCTGGATATCAGTACTCACAAATGTGGCCGACCAGCTCTACTACCCATGTGAACATGTGGCCTGGGCTGCTGATGCCCACCTCGTTCGAGTCAAGTCTGAAAGATGGTGGCTCTATGGCACGGTGCTGTGGGGAACCTCACTGCTGCTTGGGATACTCAG GTCAATCAGAGTTCTGATGCTGCTCAAAATGAAGCTTAGGAGATGTGACAAAGATGGAAGCAG CCGCTGTCAGATCCATAGGCAAATGCAAGTGGAGCTATTGTCTATTTTCGGATGTGTGACAGACCTCAGTAACGCAATCCACTGGATGCCACATGGCTTCCTATGGGCCGGACGATTCCCTGCCTGGCTCGTAGGGCTGATGGGTACTATCTCCTCTCTCGTTGGTTTGATCAAGCTCAAAGTAGACTGTGATCAAACATGCAGTGTTGAATGA